In Gallus gallus isolate bGalGal1 chromosome Z, bGalGal1.mat.broiler.GRCg7b, whole genome shotgun sequence, one DNA window encodes the following:
- the MED18 gene encoding mediator of RNA polymerase II transcription subunit 18, whose product MEAPPVTMMPVTGGTINMMEYLLQGSVLDQSLESLLHRLRGLCDNMEPETFLDHEMVFLLKGQQASPFVLRARRSMDKSGMPWHLRYLGQPEIGDKNRHALVRNCVDIATSDNLTDFLVEMGFRMDHEFVAKGHVFRKGIMKIVVYKIFRILMPGNTDSIEPLSLSYLVELNVVAPAGQDIVSDDMRNFAEQLKPLVHLEKIDPKRLM is encoded by the exons ATGGAGGCGCCTCCCGTTACCATGATGCCCGTTACGGGCGGCACCATCAACATGATGGAGTACCTGCTGCAAG GGAGCGTTTTGGACCAGAGCCTGGAGAGCCTGCTGCACCGCCTGCGCGGGCTGTGCGACAACATGGAGCCGGAGACCTTCCTGGACCACGAGATGGTGTTCCTGCTGAAGGGGCAGCAGGCCAGCCCCTTCGTGCTGCGGGCGCGGCGCTCCATGGACAAGAGCGGCATGCCGTGGCACCTGCGCTACCTGGGCCAGCCGGAGATCGGAGACAAAAACCGGCACGCGTTGGTGCGCAACTGTGTGGACATCGCGACTTCGGATAACCTGACGGACTTCCTGGTGGAGATGGGCTTCCGCATGGATCACGAGTTCGTGGCCAAGGGGCACGTGTTCCGCAAGGGGATCATGAAGATTGTGGTGTACAAGATCTTCCGCATCCTGATGCCCGGCAACACGGATAGCATTGagcctctctccctctcctaCCTTGTAGAGCTTAACGTTGTCGCTCCGGCGGGACAGGACATAGTTTCTGATGATATGAGGAactttgcagagcagctgaagccCCTAGTGCATCTGGAAAAGATCGACCCTAAAAGGTTAATGTGA